The genomic interval AAATTTGCCGCCGTCACCCCTCCGGCCGTGACGCTGTTGCTGTCCACCTCCCTGACCTCCTCGGCGATAGCCACCTCGGGCCTCGGCCGCAACGGCAACAATGGCGGAGGTAACGGTGGCTACGACGGCAGTCCGAACGGCAAACCGGATATTACTCGCTAAAGTTCCGCGGCGACCAATGGGATAGCGCTGACGGTCGCGGCGCGACCGTCTATGCGAAGGCGGCCGTTGCGCTCAGCCGGCGCGACGGCGCTTCGGGCCGGATGGTCGGTCGATCAGGAGGTCGGCCAGCTTCTTGCCGGCGCGCAGCTGGGCCTTCAGCCACCGGGGTTGCTTACCCCGACCAGACCAGGTTTCCGACGGATTCTTCGGGTTTTGGTACTTCGGCAGCACCGGTGGATAGGGGCGGCGCGCGCGTTGTTGAGGTTGAGCGCCCCCGGTTCCCTCGATCCTGCGCAGCCGATCCTCAAGCTTGGCCTTTTCCGCCGCCATTCGCCGGCTAAGAACAGTCGTTACCTCGTCATAGAGCTCCCACAGCGCGGCCGTGCTCATTGACGCCCAGTCATCTTTCTCCATGGAAGCCGTCCCCAGCTACTTCCCGTCCCCAAACAGCAGGGAAGTAACAGGTCGGACCGGGGTCGGGCAAGCATCATCCGCTCGGCCGGCCTGCCGTCTGCCCCGGGGCGGGGCGCGCTGGGCGCGACGTTTAGCGGATCGGTGCCCGCCTCCGACCGGGCAGGTGCCTCCCGGGCGACCCGCGCCGGCTGGCCCTTCTCCCCTTGCTGACC from Bradyrhizobium arachidis carries:
- a CDS encoding H-NS family nucleoid-associated regulatory protein, translated to MEKDDWASMSTAALWELYDEVTTVLSRRMAAEKAKLEDRLRRIEGTGGAQPQQRARRPYPPVLPKYQNPKNPSETWSGRGKQPRWLKAQLRAGKKLADLLIDRPSGPKRRRAG